A genome region from Meriones unguiculatus strain TT.TT164.6M chromosome 2, Bangor_MerUng_6.1, whole genome shotgun sequence includes the following:
- the Pcdh18 gene encoding protocadherin-18 isoform X1, whose protein sequence is MHQMNTNMHFRFALALLMAFFSHDVLGKNLKYRIYEEQRVGSVIARLSEDVADVLLKLPNPSAVRFRAMPRGNSPLLVVNENTGEISIGAKIDREQLCQKNLNCSIEFDVLTLPTEHLQLFHIEVDVLDINDNSPQFSRPVIPIEISESAAVGTRIPLDSAFDPDVGENSLHTYSLSANDYFSIEVRTRTDGAKYAELIVVKELDRELKASYELQLTASDMGVPQRSGSSILKISISDSNDNSPAFEQPSYTIQLLENSPVGTLLLDLNATDPDEGANGKIVYSFSSHVSPKIIETFKIDSERGHLTLFKPVDYEITKSYEIDVQAQDSGPNSIPAHCKIIIKVVDVNDNKPEISINLMSPGKEEISYVFEGDPIDTFVAIVRVQDKDSGLNGEIICKLHGHGHFKLQKTYENNYLILTNATLDREKRSEYSLTVIAEDKGTPSLSSVRHFTVQINDINDNPPRFQRSRYEFVISENNSPGAYITTVTAVDPDLGENGHVTYTILESFVLGSSITTYVTIDPSNGAIYALRIFDHEEVSQITFVVEARDGGSQKQLVSNTTVVLTIIDENDNIPVVIGPAMHNNTAEISIPKGAESGFHVTRIRAIDRDSGANAELSCSIVAGNEENIFIIDPRSCDIHTNVSMESIPSTEWALSVIIQDKGSPPLYTKVLLRCMVFDYAESVTSTAMTSVSHASLDVSMIIIISLGAICAVLLVIMVLFATRCNREKKDTRSYNCRVAESTYQHHPKRPSRQIHKGDITLVPTINGTLPIRSHHRSSPSSSPTLERGQMGSRQSHNSHQSLNSLVTISSNHVPENFSLELTHATPAVEQVSQLLSMLHQGQYQPRPSFRGNKYSRSYRYALQDMDKFSLKDSGRGDSEAGDSDYDLGRDSPIDRLLGEGFSDLFLTDGRIPAAMRLCTEECRVLGHSDQCWMPPLPSPSSDYRSNMFIPGEEFPAQPQQQHSHQGLDDDSQPAESGEKKKSFSTFGKDSPSDEDSGDSSTSSLLSEMSSVFQRLLPASLDTYSECSEADRSNSLERRKGPAQAKTGGYPQGVAAWAASTHFQNPTSSTGTPLGTHSSVQPSSKWLPAMEEIPENYEEDDFDNVLNHLGDGKHELMDASELVAEINKLLQDVRQS, encoded by the exons ATGCACCAAATGAATACTAACATGCACTTTAGATTCGCGCTTGCACTTCTGATGGCGTTCTTCAGCCACGACGTCCTGGGTAAGAATCTGAAGTACAGGATTTATGAGGAGCAGAGGGTCGGATCGGTAATTGCTAGACTATCAGAAGACGTGGCTGATGTTTTATTAAAGCTGCCGAACCCTTCTGCCGTTCGTTTTCGAGCGATGCCACGGGGGAATTCTCCTCTCCTGGTCGTAAATGAGAATACCGGAGAAATCAGTATAGGGGCTAAAATCGACCGCGAGCAACTGTGCCAAAAAAACTTGAACTGTTCGATAGAGTTTGATGTGCTCACTCTGCCGACCGAGCACTTGCAGCTGTTCCACATCGAAGTGGACGTGCTGGACATTAATGACAATTCCCCTCAGTTCTCAAGACCCGTCATTCCCATTGAGATATCGGAGAGCGCCGCAGTGGGGACTCGCATCCCGCTGGACAGTGCGTTCGATCCAGATGTCGGTGAAAATTCCCTCCACACCTACTCGCTCTCTGCTAATGATTATTTCAGTATCGAAGTGCGGACCCGGACAGACGGGGCCAAGTATGCTGAACTCATAGTGGTGAAAGAGTTGGATCGCGAGCTGAAGGCGAGCTACGAGCTCCAGCTCACGGCCTCCGACATGGGAGTGCCTCAGAGGTCTGGTTCCTCCATCCTGAAAATAAGCATCTCGGATTCCAACGACAACAGCCCTGCCTTTGAGCAGCCCTCTTACACAATACAACTCTTAGAAAACTCGCCCGTTGGAACCTTGCTCCTTGATCTAAATGCCACAGATCCAGATGAGGGCGCTAATGGGAAAATTGTGTACTCTTTCAGCAGTCATGTGTCTCCCAAAATTATAGAGACTTTTAAGATCGACTCAGAAAGAGGACACTTGACTCTGTTCAAGCCAGTGGATTATGAAATCACCAAGTCCTATGAGATAGACGTTCAAGCCCAGGATTCGGGTCCCAATTCCATTCCTGCtcattgtaaaatcataattAAGGTTGTGGATGTCAACGACAATAAGCCTGAAATTAGCATAAACCTCATGTCCCCTGGAAAAGAAGAGATATCTTATGTTTTTGAAGGGGATCCCATTGATACATTTGTTGCCATCGTCAGGGTTCAAGACAAGGATTCTGGGCTGAACGGGGAAATAATCTGTAAGCTTCATGGGCATGGACATTTTAAACTTCAGAAGACATATGAAAACAACTATTTAATCTTGACCAATGCCACTCTGGATAGAGAGAAGAGATCTGAGTACAGTTTGACTGTGATTGCTGAGGACAAGGGAACACCCAGCCTCTCTTCAGTGAGGCATTTTACTGTTCAGATCAATGACATAAACGACAACCCACCTCGCTTCCAGAGGAGCCGATATGAATTTGTCATCTCAGAGAATAACTCGCCAGGGGCGTACATCACCACAGTTACCGCCGTGGACCCAGATCTTGGTGAAAATGGACATGTGACATACACCATTTTGGAGAGTTTTGTCTTGGGAAGTTCCATTACCACGTATGTAACCATTGACCCATCTAACGGCGCCATCTATGCCCTCAGGATCTTTGACCACGAAGAAGTGAGTCAGATCACTTTTGTGGTGGAGGCCAGGGATGGAGGGAGTCAGAAGCAACTTGTAAGCAACACCACAGTTGTGCTGACCATCATTGATGAGAATGACAATATCCCTGTGGTTATCGGGCCTGCGATGCACAATAACACTGCAGAAATCTCCATCCCCAAAGGAGCTGAAAGTGGCTTTCATGTCACAAGAATAAGGGCAATTGACAGAGACTCTGGTGCAAATGCTGAACTCAGTTGCTCCATAGTAGCTGGTAATGAGGAGAACATCTTCATCATAGATCCAAGGTCATGTGACATCCATACCAATGTCAGCATGGAATCCATTCCCTCTACCGAATGGGCACTATCAGTTATCATCCAGGACAAGGGCAGTCCTCCTCTGTATACTAAAGTCCTTCTGAGATGCATGGTCTTTGACTATGCAGAATCTGTGACAAGCACAGCCATGACCTCTGTCAGCCATGCGTCCTTGGATGTGTCTATGATCATAATCATTTCCTTGGGAGCGATTTGTGCAGTGTTGCTGGTTATTATGGTACTCTTTGCAACGAGATGTAACCGAGAAAAGAAAGATACCAGGTCCTACAACTGCCGGGTGGCAGAATCCACTTACCAGCATCACCCAAAAAGGCCATCCAGGCAGATTCACAAAGGAGACATTACCCTGGTGCCCACCATCAATGGCACTCTGCCCATCCGATCTCACCACAGAtcctctccatcttcctctcctACCTTGGAGAGGGGGCAAATGGGCAGCCGCCAGAGTCACAACAGCCACCAGTCCCTCAACAGTTTGGTGACCATCTCATCAAACCACGTGCCAGAGAATTTCTCATTAGAACTCACCCACGCCACTCCTGCTGTTGAG CAGGTCTCTCAGCTTCTCTCCATGCTTCATCAGGGGCAATACCAGCCAAGGCCAAGTTTTCGAGGAAACAAATATTCCAGGAGCTATAG ATATGCCCTTCAAGACATGGATAAATTTAGCTTGAAAGACAGTGGCCGTGGAGACAGCGAAGCAGGGGACAGTGACTATGATTTGGGGAGAGATTCTCCAATAGACAGGCTGCTGGGGGAAGGATTCAGCGATCTCTTTCTCACAGATGGAAGAATTCCAGCAG CAATGAGGCTCTGCACAGAGGAGTGCAGGGTCCTGGGCCACTCTGACCAGTGCTGGATGCCGCCCCTGCCCTCCCCGTCTTCTGACTACAGAAGCAACATGTTCATCCCGGGAGAAGAGTTCCCAGCTCAGCCTCAGCAGCAGCACTCACACCAGGGCCTTGATGATGACAGCCAGCCTGCAGAatctggggagaaaaaaaagagctttTCTACCTTTGGGAAGGACTCCCCCAGCGATGAGGACTCGGGGGACTCCAGCACATCGTCTCTGCTATCAGAAATGAGCAGTGTGTTCCAGCGCCTCCTCCCTGCATCCCTAGACACCTATTCTGAATGCAGCGAAGCGGACCGGTCCAACTCCCTGGAACGTCGAAAGGGTCCCGCGCAGGCCAAAACTGGGGGATACCCACAAGGGGTGGCGGCTTGGGCAGCCAGCACACATTTTCAGAATCCCACCAGCAGCACTGGAACCCCTCTGGGGACTCACTCCAGTGTGCAGCCTTCTTCCAAGTGGCTGCCAGCCATGGAGGAGATCCCTGAAAACTACGAGGAGGATGATTTTGACAATGTGCTCAACCATCTTGGCGATGGAAAACACGAACTCATGGATGCCAGCGAGCTGGTGGCTGAGATCAACAAACTGCTTCAAGATGTCCGCCAGAGTTAG
- the Pcdh18 gene encoding protocadherin-18 isoform X2, whose amino-acid sequence MHQMNTNMHFRFALALLMAFFSHDVLGKNLKYRIYEEQRVGSVIARLSEDVADVLLKLPNPSAVRFRAMPRGNSPLLVVNENTGEISIGAKIDREQLCQKNLNCSIEFDVLTLPTEHLQLFHIEVDVLDINDNSPQFSRPVIPIEISESAAVGTRIPLDSAFDPDVGENSLHTYSLSANDYFSIEVRTRTDGAKYAELIVVKELDRELKASYELQLTASDMGVPQRSGSSILKISISDSNDNSPAFEQPSYTIQLLENSPVGTLLLDLNATDPDEGANGKIVYSFSSHVSPKIIETFKIDSERGHLTLFKPVDYEITKSYEIDVQAQDSGPNSIPAHCKIIIKVVDVNDNKPEISINLMSPGKEEISYVFEGDPIDTFVAIVRVQDKDSGLNGEIICKLHGHGHFKLQKTYENNYLILTNATLDREKRSEYSLTVIAEDKGTPSLSSVRHFTVQINDINDNPPRFQRSRYEFVISENNSPGAYITTVTAVDPDLGENGHVTYTILESFVLGSSITTYVTIDPSNGAIYALRIFDHEEVSQITFVVEARDGGSQKQLVSNTTVVLTIIDENDNIPVVIGPAMHNNTAEISIPKGAESGFHVTRIRAIDRDSGANAELSCSIVAGNEENIFIIDPRSCDIHTNVSMESIPSTEWALSVIIQDKGSPPLYTKVLLRCMVFDYAESVTSTAMTSVSHASLDVSMIIIISLGAICAVLLVIMVLFATRCNREKKDTRSYNCRVAESTYQHHPKRPSRQIHKGDITLVPTINGTLPIRSHHRSSPSSSPTLERGQMGSRQSHNSHQSLNSLVTISSNHVPENFSLELTHATPAVEVSQLLSMLHQGQYQPRPSFRGNKYSRSYRYALQDMDKFSLKDSGRGDSEAGDSDYDLGRDSPIDRLLGEGFSDLFLTDGRIPAAMRLCTEECRVLGHSDQCWMPPLPSPSSDYRSNMFIPGEEFPAQPQQQHSHQGLDDDSQPAESGEKKKSFSTFGKDSPSDEDSGDSSTSSLLSEMSSVFQRLLPASLDTYSECSEADRSNSLERRKGPAQAKTGGYPQGVAAWAASTHFQNPTSSTGTPLGTHSSVQPSSKWLPAMEEIPENYEEDDFDNVLNHLGDGKHELMDASELVAEINKLLQDVRQS is encoded by the exons ATGCACCAAATGAATACTAACATGCACTTTAGATTCGCGCTTGCACTTCTGATGGCGTTCTTCAGCCACGACGTCCTGGGTAAGAATCTGAAGTACAGGATTTATGAGGAGCAGAGGGTCGGATCGGTAATTGCTAGACTATCAGAAGACGTGGCTGATGTTTTATTAAAGCTGCCGAACCCTTCTGCCGTTCGTTTTCGAGCGATGCCACGGGGGAATTCTCCTCTCCTGGTCGTAAATGAGAATACCGGAGAAATCAGTATAGGGGCTAAAATCGACCGCGAGCAACTGTGCCAAAAAAACTTGAACTGTTCGATAGAGTTTGATGTGCTCACTCTGCCGACCGAGCACTTGCAGCTGTTCCACATCGAAGTGGACGTGCTGGACATTAATGACAATTCCCCTCAGTTCTCAAGACCCGTCATTCCCATTGAGATATCGGAGAGCGCCGCAGTGGGGACTCGCATCCCGCTGGACAGTGCGTTCGATCCAGATGTCGGTGAAAATTCCCTCCACACCTACTCGCTCTCTGCTAATGATTATTTCAGTATCGAAGTGCGGACCCGGACAGACGGGGCCAAGTATGCTGAACTCATAGTGGTGAAAGAGTTGGATCGCGAGCTGAAGGCGAGCTACGAGCTCCAGCTCACGGCCTCCGACATGGGAGTGCCTCAGAGGTCTGGTTCCTCCATCCTGAAAATAAGCATCTCGGATTCCAACGACAACAGCCCTGCCTTTGAGCAGCCCTCTTACACAATACAACTCTTAGAAAACTCGCCCGTTGGAACCTTGCTCCTTGATCTAAATGCCACAGATCCAGATGAGGGCGCTAATGGGAAAATTGTGTACTCTTTCAGCAGTCATGTGTCTCCCAAAATTATAGAGACTTTTAAGATCGACTCAGAAAGAGGACACTTGACTCTGTTCAAGCCAGTGGATTATGAAATCACCAAGTCCTATGAGATAGACGTTCAAGCCCAGGATTCGGGTCCCAATTCCATTCCTGCtcattgtaaaatcataattAAGGTTGTGGATGTCAACGACAATAAGCCTGAAATTAGCATAAACCTCATGTCCCCTGGAAAAGAAGAGATATCTTATGTTTTTGAAGGGGATCCCATTGATACATTTGTTGCCATCGTCAGGGTTCAAGACAAGGATTCTGGGCTGAACGGGGAAATAATCTGTAAGCTTCATGGGCATGGACATTTTAAACTTCAGAAGACATATGAAAACAACTATTTAATCTTGACCAATGCCACTCTGGATAGAGAGAAGAGATCTGAGTACAGTTTGACTGTGATTGCTGAGGACAAGGGAACACCCAGCCTCTCTTCAGTGAGGCATTTTACTGTTCAGATCAATGACATAAACGACAACCCACCTCGCTTCCAGAGGAGCCGATATGAATTTGTCATCTCAGAGAATAACTCGCCAGGGGCGTACATCACCACAGTTACCGCCGTGGACCCAGATCTTGGTGAAAATGGACATGTGACATACACCATTTTGGAGAGTTTTGTCTTGGGAAGTTCCATTACCACGTATGTAACCATTGACCCATCTAACGGCGCCATCTATGCCCTCAGGATCTTTGACCACGAAGAAGTGAGTCAGATCACTTTTGTGGTGGAGGCCAGGGATGGAGGGAGTCAGAAGCAACTTGTAAGCAACACCACAGTTGTGCTGACCATCATTGATGAGAATGACAATATCCCTGTGGTTATCGGGCCTGCGATGCACAATAACACTGCAGAAATCTCCATCCCCAAAGGAGCTGAAAGTGGCTTTCATGTCACAAGAATAAGGGCAATTGACAGAGACTCTGGTGCAAATGCTGAACTCAGTTGCTCCATAGTAGCTGGTAATGAGGAGAACATCTTCATCATAGATCCAAGGTCATGTGACATCCATACCAATGTCAGCATGGAATCCATTCCCTCTACCGAATGGGCACTATCAGTTATCATCCAGGACAAGGGCAGTCCTCCTCTGTATACTAAAGTCCTTCTGAGATGCATGGTCTTTGACTATGCAGAATCTGTGACAAGCACAGCCATGACCTCTGTCAGCCATGCGTCCTTGGATGTGTCTATGATCATAATCATTTCCTTGGGAGCGATTTGTGCAGTGTTGCTGGTTATTATGGTACTCTTTGCAACGAGATGTAACCGAGAAAAGAAAGATACCAGGTCCTACAACTGCCGGGTGGCAGAATCCACTTACCAGCATCACCCAAAAAGGCCATCCAGGCAGATTCACAAAGGAGACATTACCCTGGTGCCCACCATCAATGGCACTCTGCCCATCCGATCTCACCACAGAtcctctccatcttcctctcctACCTTGGAGAGGGGGCAAATGGGCAGCCGCCAGAGTCACAACAGCCACCAGTCCCTCAACAGTTTGGTGACCATCTCATCAAACCACGTGCCAGAGAATTTCTCATTAGAACTCACCCACGCCACTCCTGCTGTTGAG GTCTCTCAGCTTCTCTCCATGCTTCATCAGGGGCAATACCAGCCAAGGCCAAGTTTTCGAGGAAACAAATATTCCAGGAGCTATAG ATATGCCCTTCAAGACATGGATAAATTTAGCTTGAAAGACAGTGGCCGTGGAGACAGCGAAGCAGGGGACAGTGACTATGATTTGGGGAGAGATTCTCCAATAGACAGGCTGCTGGGGGAAGGATTCAGCGATCTCTTTCTCACAGATGGAAGAATTCCAGCAG CAATGAGGCTCTGCACAGAGGAGTGCAGGGTCCTGGGCCACTCTGACCAGTGCTGGATGCCGCCCCTGCCCTCCCCGTCTTCTGACTACAGAAGCAACATGTTCATCCCGGGAGAAGAGTTCCCAGCTCAGCCTCAGCAGCAGCACTCACACCAGGGCCTTGATGATGACAGCCAGCCTGCAGAatctggggagaaaaaaaagagctttTCTACCTTTGGGAAGGACTCCCCCAGCGATGAGGACTCGGGGGACTCCAGCACATCGTCTCTGCTATCAGAAATGAGCAGTGTGTTCCAGCGCCTCCTCCCTGCATCCCTAGACACCTATTCTGAATGCAGCGAAGCGGACCGGTCCAACTCCCTGGAACGTCGAAAGGGTCCCGCGCAGGCCAAAACTGGGGGATACCCACAAGGGGTGGCGGCTTGGGCAGCCAGCACACATTTTCAGAATCCCACCAGCAGCACTGGAACCCCTCTGGGGACTCACTCCAGTGTGCAGCCTTCTTCCAAGTGGCTGCCAGCCATGGAGGAGATCCCTGAAAACTACGAGGAGGATGATTTTGACAATGTGCTCAACCATCTTGGCGATGGAAAACACGAACTCATGGATGCCAGCGAGCTGGTGGCTGAGATCAACAAACTGCTTCAAGATGTCCGCCAGAGTTAG
- the Pcdh18 gene encoding protocadherin-18 isoform X3: MAFFSHDVLGKNLKYRIYEEQRVGSVIARLSEDVADVLLKLPNPSAVRFRAMPRGNSPLLVVNENTGEISIGAKIDREQLCQKNLNCSIEFDVLTLPTEHLQLFHIEVDVLDINDNSPQFSRPVIPIEISESAAVGTRIPLDSAFDPDVGENSLHTYSLSANDYFSIEVRTRTDGAKYAELIVVKELDRELKASYELQLTASDMGVPQRSGSSILKISISDSNDNSPAFEQPSYTIQLLENSPVGTLLLDLNATDPDEGANGKIVYSFSSHVSPKIIETFKIDSERGHLTLFKPVDYEITKSYEIDVQAQDSGPNSIPAHCKIIIKVVDVNDNKPEISINLMSPGKEEISYVFEGDPIDTFVAIVRVQDKDSGLNGEIICKLHGHGHFKLQKTYENNYLILTNATLDREKRSEYSLTVIAEDKGTPSLSSVRHFTVQINDINDNPPRFQRSRYEFVISENNSPGAYITTVTAVDPDLGENGHVTYTILESFVLGSSITTYVTIDPSNGAIYALRIFDHEEVSQITFVVEARDGGSQKQLVSNTTVVLTIIDENDNIPVVIGPAMHNNTAEISIPKGAESGFHVTRIRAIDRDSGANAELSCSIVAGNEENIFIIDPRSCDIHTNVSMESIPSTEWALSVIIQDKGSPPLYTKVLLRCMVFDYAESVTSTAMTSVSHASLDVSMIIIISLGAICAVLLVIMVLFATRCNREKKDTRSYNCRVAESTYQHHPKRPSRQIHKGDITLVPTINGTLPIRSHHRSSPSSSPTLERGQMGSRQSHNSHQSLNSLVTISSNHVPENFSLELTHATPAVEQVSQLLSMLHQGQYQPRPSFRGNKYSRSYRYALQDMDKFSLKDSGRGDSEAGDSDYDLGRDSPIDRLLGEGFSDLFLTDGRIPAAMRLCTEECRVLGHSDQCWMPPLPSPSSDYRSNMFIPGEEFPAQPQQQHSHQGLDDDSQPAESGEKKKSFSTFGKDSPSDEDSGDSSTSSLLSEMSSVFQRLLPASLDTYSECSEADRSNSLERRKGPAQAKTGGYPQGVAAWAASTHFQNPTSSTGTPLGTHSSVQPSSKWLPAMEEIPENYEEDDFDNVLNHLGDGKHELMDASELVAEINKLLQDVRQS, encoded by the exons ATGGCGTTCTTCAGCCACGACGTCCTGGGTAAGAATCTGAAGTACAGGATTTATGAGGAGCAGAGGGTCGGATCGGTAATTGCTAGACTATCAGAAGACGTGGCTGATGTTTTATTAAAGCTGCCGAACCCTTCTGCCGTTCGTTTTCGAGCGATGCCACGGGGGAATTCTCCTCTCCTGGTCGTAAATGAGAATACCGGAGAAATCAGTATAGGGGCTAAAATCGACCGCGAGCAACTGTGCCAAAAAAACTTGAACTGTTCGATAGAGTTTGATGTGCTCACTCTGCCGACCGAGCACTTGCAGCTGTTCCACATCGAAGTGGACGTGCTGGACATTAATGACAATTCCCCTCAGTTCTCAAGACCCGTCATTCCCATTGAGATATCGGAGAGCGCCGCAGTGGGGACTCGCATCCCGCTGGACAGTGCGTTCGATCCAGATGTCGGTGAAAATTCCCTCCACACCTACTCGCTCTCTGCTAATGATTATTTCAGTATCGAAGTGCGGACCCGGACAGACGGGGCCAAGTATGCTGAACTCATAGTGGTGAAAGAGTTGGATCGCGAGCTGAAGGCGAGCTACGAGCTCCAGCTCACGGCCTCCGACATGGGAGTGCCTCAGAGGTCTGGTTCCTCCATCCTGAAAATAAGCATCTCGGATTCCAACGACAACAGCCCTGCCTTTGAGCAGCCCTCTTACACAATACAACTCTTAGAAAACTCGCCCGTTGGAACCTTGCTCCTTGATCTAAATGCCACAGATCCAGATGAGGGCGCTAATGGGAAAATTGTGTACTCTTTCAGCAGTCATGTGTCTCCCAAAATTATAGAGACTTTTAAGATCGACTCAGAAAGAGGACACTTGACTCTGTTCAAGCCAGTGGATTATGAAATCACCAAGTCCTATGAGATAGACGTTCAAGCCCAGGATTCGGGTCCCAATTCCATTCCTGCtcattgtaaaatcataattAAGGTTGTGGATGTCAACGACAATAAGCCTGAAATTAGCATAAACCTCATGTCCCCTGGAAAAGAAGAGATATCTTATGTTTTTGAAGGGGATCCCATTGATACATTTGTTGCCATCGTCAGGGTTCAAGACAAGGATTCTGGGCTGAACGGGGAAATAATCTGTAAGCTTCATGGGCATGGACATTTTAAACTTCAGAAGACATATGAAAACAACTATTTAATCTTGACCAATGCCACTCTGGATAGAGAGAAGAGATCTGAGTACAGTTTGACTGTGATTGCTGAGGACAAGGGAACACCCAGCCTCTCTTCAGTGAGGCATTTTACTGTTCAGATCAATGACATAAACGACAACCCACCTCGCTTCCAGAGGAGCCGATATGAATTTGTCATCTCAGAGAATAACTCGCCAGGGGCGTACATCACCACAGTTACCGCCGTGGACCCAGATCTTGGTGAAAATGGACATGTGACATACACCATTTTGGAGAGTTTTGTCTTGGGAAGTTCCATTACCACGTATGTAACCATTGACCCATCTAACGGCGCCATCTATGCCCTCAGGATCTTTGACCACGAAGAAGTGAGTCAGATCACTTTTGTGGTGGAGGCCAGGGATGGAGGGAGTCAGAAGCAACTTGTAAGCAACACCACAGTTGTGCTGACCATCATTGATGAGAATGACAATATCCCTGTGGTTATCGGGCCTGCGATGCACAATAACACTGCAGAAATCTCCATCCCCAAAGGAGCTGAAAGTGGCTTTCATGTCACAAGAATAAGGGCAATTGACAGAGACTCTGGTGCAAATGCTGAACTCAGTTGCTCCATAGTAGCTGGTAATGAGGAGAACATCTTCATCATAGATCCAAGGTCATGTGACATCCATACCAATGTCAGCATGGAATCCATTCCCTCTACCGAATGGGCACTATCAGTTATCATCCAGGACAAGGGCAGTCCTCCTCTGTATACTAAAGTCCTTCTGAGATGCATGGTCTTTGACTATGCAGAATCTGTGACAAGCACAGCCATGACCTCTGTCAGCCATGCGTCCTTGGATGTGTCTATGATCATAATCATTTCCTTGGGAGCGATTTGTGCAGTGTTGCTGGTTATTATGGTACTCTTTGCAACGAGATGTAACCGAGAAAAGAAAGATACCAGGTCCTACAACTGCCGGGTGGCAGAATCCACTTACCAGCATCACCCAAAAAGGCCATCCAGGCAGATTCACAAAGGAGACATTACCCTGGTGCCCACCATCAATGGCACTCTGCCCATCCGATCTCACCACAGAtcctctccatcttcctctcctACCTTGGAGAGGGGGCAAATGGGCAGCCGCCAGAGTCACAACAGCCACCAGTCCCTCAACAGTTTGGTGACCATCTCATCAAACCACGTGCCAGAGAATTTCTCATTAGAACTCACCCACGCCACTCCTGCTGTTGAG CAGGTCTCTCAGCTTCTCTCCATGCTTCATCAGGGGCAATACCAGCCAAGGCCAAGTTTTCGAGGAAACAAATATTCCAGGAGCTATAG ATATGCCCTTCAAGACATGGATAAATTTAGCTTGAAAGACAGTGGCCGTGGAGACAGCGAAGCAGGGGACAGTGACTATGATTTGGGGAGAGATTCTCCAATAGACAGGCTGCTGGGGGAAGGATTCAGCGATCTCTTTCTCACAGATGGAAGAATTCCAGCAG CAATGAGGCTCTGCACAGAGGAGTGCAGGGTCCTGGGCCACTCTGACCAGTGCTGGATGCCGCCCCTGCCCTCCCCGTCTTCTGACTACAGAAGCAACATGTTCATCCCGGGAGAAGAGTTCCCAGCTCAGCCTCAGCAGCAGCACTCACACCAGGGCCTTGATGATGACAGCCAGCCTGCAGAatctggggagaaaaaaaagagctttTCTACCTTTGGGAAGGACTCCCCCAGCGATGAGGACTCGGGGGACTCCAGCACATCGTCTCTGCTATCAGAAATGAGCAGTGTGTTCCAGCGCCTCCTCCCTGCATCCCTAGACACCTATTCTGAATGCAGCGAAGCGGACCGGTCCAACTCCCTGGAACGTCGAAAGGGTCCCGCGCAGGCCAAAACTGGGGGATACCCACAAGGGGTGGCGGCTTGGGCAGCCAGCACACATTTTCAGAATCCCACCAGCAGCACTGGAACCCCTCTGGGGACTCACTCCAGTGTGCAGCCTTCTTCCAAGTGGCTGCCAGCCATGGAGGAGATCCCTGAAAACTACGAGGAGGATGATTTTGACAATGTGCTCAACCATCTTGGCGATGGAAAACACGAACTCATGGATGCCAGCGAGCTGGTGGCTGAGATCAACAAACTGCTTCAAGATGTCCGCCAGAGTTAG